In Ficedula albicollis isolate OC2 chromosome 19, FicAlb1.5, whole genome shotgun sequence, one DNA window encodes the following:
- the PROCA1 gene encoding protein PROCA1 yields the protein MCAPGLLCRLLLLLFFLLLLLPPAPGGAPPGRPRARRGLTYPGTLWCGAGSNADSYEQLGEHRDTDRCCREHDHCQHVIHPFTVNYGYRNLRWHTTSHCGDTDRCCREHDHCQHVIHPFTVNYGYRNLRWHTISHCDCDLRLKECLRQVNDTASRVVGQAFFNVIQVPCFEFTYREECVEPYLYVWCKTYKTVAVAVPREPVLYEFGGELIDRAARPRGVPLSPPWGSTGGGALPVDHHTPKAVKKERKRKKDKKNKGKGLKKKGSSEKGAQSHPAVAAPADPWALLPSLGEASNTILSDAPARERVGREPVPATPSPVPTTSGKRRRKERNRKKRLKSKTEAEPAQELQL from the exons ATGTGCGCCCCGGGGCTGCTCtgccgcctcctcctcctcctcttcttcctcctgctcctgctgccacctgcccCCGGAGGGGCCCCGCCGGGACGGCCCCGCGCCCGCCGCGGGCTCACCTACCCCGGGACGCTGTGGTGTGGTGCGGGCAGCAACGCGGACAGCTACGAGCAGCTGG GGGAGCACCGGGACACGGACCGGTGCTGCCGGGAGCACGACCACTGCCAGCACGTCATCCACCCCTTCACTGTCAACTACGGCTACCGCAACCTGCGCTGGCACACCACCAGCCACTGCGGGGACACGGACCGGTGCTGCCGGGAGCACGACCACTGCCAGCACGTCATCCACCCCTTCACTGTCAACTACGGCTACCGCAACCTGCGCTGGCACACCATCAGCCACTGCGACTGCGACCTCAG GCTGAAGGAGTGCCTGCGGCAGGTGAACGACACGGCCTCGCGGGTGGTGGGCCAGGCCTTCTTCAACGTCATCCAGGTGCCTTGCTTCGAGTTCACCTACAGGGAGGAGTGTGTGGAGCCCTATCTCTATGTCTG GTGCAAGACGTACAAGACGGTGGCCGTGGCGGTGCCCCGAGAGCCGGTGCTGTATGAATTTGGGGGGGAGCTCATTGACCGGGCTGCCAGGCCCAGGGGAgtccccctgagccccccctggggcagcacagggggagGAGCCCTCCCGGTGGATCATCACACCCCCAAGGCAGTcaagaaagagaggaagagaaagaaagataagaaaaataagggGAAAGGTCTGAAAAAGAAAGGCTCTTCTGAAAAGGGGGCACAGAGCCATCCTGCAGTTGCTGCCCCTGCTGATCCCTgggccctgctgccatccttGGGGGAAGCATCCAACACCATCCTGAGTGATGCCCCTGCACGGGAGAGAGTGGGCAGGGAGCCAGTGCCAGCCACTCCCTCCCCAGTCCCCACCACCAGCggcaagaggaggaggaaggagaggaacaGAAAGAAGAGGCTGAAGAGTAAAACTGAGGCTGAGCCCGCacaagagctgcagctctga